The genomic region TAGCGTTCCCTTCCCCAAATGCAGGTGACGCCGAAATGATCAGCAACACCGCCATGGTCACTGCTTGTACATTCCACATCGTTTTTCCTTAACATCTCATGGTAACCGGATTTCCATTCTGGGCATTCCCGATTGGCGCCCACCATCGCGTCCGCGATTTCAAGGTGCCAGGATGCCTTGTGGTGCTGATCACGAAAGGGATGGGCGATTTCCAAGGCTTGGGCGAGGGCTTCGCGCGCCGCCTGGGTATCGCCCAATTTCCTGTGAGCGATACCGATTCCAAGATGCAACCGTGTATGAAGCAGCGGGTCTTGCCCCAGGTATTCTGAGAACTGCAGCCCGGCCTCAAATGCCCACAACGCGGAACCCGGGTCTCCAGCCCCCAGCTTGACGAAGCCGAAGCAACAATGCACCGCAGCCAGTGCCGCACCATCGCCGCTGCGAATCAAGACCCGAAGGCAGCGGTCCAGCCGGCGTTGGGCCCTCTGCAGGCCCCCCAATTGCTGGTCCGCCAGCGCGCCTCCGTATTGGGCCGCATCGTGATGAAAAAGCGGATAGGACTCCCCGCACCGCTGAACTGGTCCACCAGAGCATCACCCGAACCTGTTGATTCTCCTTGACGGTGCTCCTTGACGTCAGCCGATCTGACTGGAGAACGCCAGCGTGACCTGGAGGGTTTCTACGCACCTCCGCGAACTACTTAAGCAAAATCTGCTCTTTGGCCGGGACCTTGCGCTGGCAATCGAAAGCGAATAAAGGATATCGGTCACTGAGGATTCGGCTGGCCACGTCCGGTACCTTCTTTCGGTCCTACCTGGATTGTCTCTGAACAGTCCCTCTGCAGTCTGCCTTCCACGAGAGTCGGGCAGAATAAATCCATGGGGTCAGACGGAGAGTACATTGGATCTTCACCGCACCTGAGCTAAGGACTGCTCAGCCTCGCGCCTGGAACGACCTGATCGGATCTCAAGCGCGATGCGAATGGGGGAAGCAAATGGGGAAGTCTCGTCTGACGATAGCCCTGCTGGCGGCGATGGTGCTTGCGGCAGCGCAAGGGGCCAGCGCGCCACCGTTTGCATTCGTCACGAACTTCATCGGCGGCACCGTACCGGTGATTGACACCGCGAGGAGCACGGTGACCGCCAC from bacterium harbors:
- a CDS encoding tetratricopeptide repeat protein, which translates into the protein MIRSGDGAALAAVHCCFGFVKLGAGDPGSALWAFEAGLQFSEYLGQDPLLHTRLHLGIGIAHRKLGDTQAAREALAQALEIAHPFRDQHHKASWHLEIADAMVGANRECPEWKSGYHEMLRKNDVECTSSDHGGVADHFGVTCIWGRER